Below is a window of Natronorubrum halophilum DNA.
CTACCGCTCGTCATCGTCCTGGCCATCGCGTTGAGTCCGGAGAACCCGCTTCTCCTCGGGGTCGTCCTGACGATCAACTACTGGGCCGGGCTGGGTCGTTCGATCCGGTCACAGGTCCTCTCGATCCGAGAGGAGAGCTACATCGAAGCCTCCCGTACGATGGGCACGGGTTCGGTTCGTATCATCATCAAGGACGTGCTGCCGAACATCATGCCGTACGTGATGGTCAACTTCGTGCTGGCTGCACGCTACACGATCTTCGCGTCCGTCGGGTTGTACTTCATCGGCGTGTTGCCCTACACGGGACAGAATTGGGGCGTTACATTGAATAACGGGTACGAGCAAGGCGGCCTGTTCTCGATGGATGCCTTCCACTGGCTCCTCGTCCCGATCATCGCCATCGTCGGGCTGGCCTTCGGGCTCGTCCTGCTGAGCCAGGGAATGGACCGGATCTTCAACCCCCGCGTCCGGACCCGTCTCACCGGCGAATCCGAGTCCATCGAGGAGGAAGAAACCGACACGACGACGGAGATGATATAATGGCTACCGACAGCACACCCAGCGATCGAGTCGTATCACCGGAGACCGTCGAAGATCCGATCTTCGAGATCCGAAACACGAGCGTCACCTACAACGAGGGCAAAACGCGCGTCCTCGAGAACGTCAACGTCAGCATCGAGCGAAACGAAGTCCTCGGTATCGTCGGCGAGAGCGGGAGCGGCAAGTCGATGTTCGCCTCCGCACTGCTCGATGCCATTCCCGATCCCGGCGTCCTCACTGGGCAGATCACGTACAACCGGCAGGACGGATCGTCGGTCGACCTCCTCGAGTTGAGCGACGAGGAACTCAGACAGTTCCGCTGGGAGGAGGTGTCGATGGTGTTTCAGGGCGCGATGAGTTCGTTCAATCCGACGATGAAGGTCGGGGCTCACTTCACGGAGACGCTCAAGGCCCACGACAAGAACGTCCCGGAGGGACTCGAGTTCGCCCGCGAACTCCTCGAGAACCTCTATCTCGAGCCCGAGCGGGTTCTCGACGCGTATCCCCACGAACTCTCCGGCGGGATGCAACAGCGGGCCTTGATCGCGTTGAGTATGGTCCTGGATCCGGAGGTGCTGGTGATGGACGAGCCGACGGCCGCGCTCGACTTGCTGATGCAGCGGTCGATTCTGACGTTGCTCGACGACTTGCAGAGCGAGTACGATCTGACGATCGTCTTCATCACCCACGACCTGCCGCTGGTCGCGTCGCTCGCCGATCGAATGGCGATCATCTACGCGTTCCAGTTCGCCGAGATCGGGCCGCGCGACGACATCATCGGAAACTCCGCTCACCCGTACACGCGGAAGCTGTTGAACGCGACGCCGAACATCGATGCGCCGCTCGGGGAGATGCAGCCCATCCCGGGCGAAGGTCCCGCTCCGGTGAACCTCCCGTCCGGGTGCCGGTTCGAACCGCGGTGTCCGCTCGCAACGGAAGAGTGTCGGACTAACGATCCGCCGTTAGCCACGGTCGATGGGGACGACACCGCTCACCGGTCGGCGTGTCACCACCGGGAGCAAGCCCGCGAAGAGATCGAGCTCAATTTCGGCAAGACGAGCGACGACTTCGAGGATACCGCTCCCGCCGAACCGGCGGAACCGGCTGCGAGAACACGCCACGAAGAGCCGGTCGGGACGCCGCTCCTCTCGCTCACCGACGTCGAGGTCCACTTCGAGGAGCAACAGGGTCTGCTCGAGCGGTTCACCGAAGACCCCCGCGTCGTCCGAGCGGTCGACGGGGTCTCGCTCGATATCGAAGAACAGGATCTCGTCTGTCTCCTCGGCGAAAGCGGCTGCGGGAAGACGACGCTGGGGAAGACGATGATCGGCCTCCAGCAGCCGACCGGCGGCTCGATCGAGTACCGCGGCCAGGATATCTGGGAGGCGAAAGAAGGTGGCGGCGAGATTCCGTACGACGACATCCGGTCGGCGCTCCAGATCATCCACCAGGATCCGGGGAGCGCGCTTAACCCCAACCGGCGCATCGTCAACATTCTCACGGAGCCGCTGCGGCACACTCATCCGAACATCAACCAGACCGAACGCCGGAGTCGGATGCACTCCCTGCTCGAGCGCATCGGCATGACCCCGGCCGACGAGTTCCTCGATCGGTACCCTCATCAGCTCTCGGGCGGCGAGAAGCAACGCGTTGCCCTCGCTCGCGCATTGCTGATGAATCCGGACGCGATCCTCGCCGACGAGGCTATCAGCGCGGTCGACGTCTCGTTGCGTATCGAGATCATGGACCTGATGTTGGAACTGCAGGAGGAGTTCGAAACCTCGTTCCTCTTCATCTCCCACGACCTCTCGAACGCGCGGTACTTCGCCGAACACGGCGACGGTCGGATCGCCGTGATGTACCTCGGTGAGATCGTCGAGATCGGTACCGCGGAGCGGCTCATTCACGACCCTCGCCATCCGTACACCGAGGTGCTCCGATGGGCGACGCCGGATCTGGACCTCGACTCGACGGAGGCCAGCGAGCCGCCGCTCAGAGAGGTCGACGTTCCTAACCCGGTCGATCCGCCCTCGGGCTGCCGGTTCCACACGCGCTGTCCGGTCGCCCGCGAGGCCTGTCGAGAGGAGCACCCGACGCTTCGAGAGGTCGACGACGCGGACGGGAAGGCCGCGTGCTTCCGCGAGGATCCGAACCACGAGTACTGGGACAGCGATCCCCTCGACGGGGCCGTCGAGACGCGCGAAGAGATCGCGGAAACCTGAGCGCCGCCGCTCGCTCGGATCGATACGCCTGCGGATCGCGAGGACGCTCCGGCCCGCGACAACACTATTATTACGCGAGCGACTGTAATCTGCACTGATGACACGATACACGCCGGAATGTGCGAACGGAACGCTCTTTCTCGTCGCCGAGGGCGATCGATTCGAGGTCGGAGCGGTCGACGACATCGTGGACGCGGTCGGCGGCGACGTGCACTCGATCGAGTACGATCAGAAACAGCAGACGCAGCCGTGGCTGGAAACCGAGGACGGGGTGCTCGAGATCGACGTTCGCGAGGTGGTGACGACGCTGCCCCACACCGGAGAGCTCGTGTCGGAGCTCCGCGAGTACGATACGGAAACCGACCGGTACGGGCTCCCCAGACGATCGGTCGAGTTCGCTGATCGGCTCGTCGATATCCTCGAGCAACAGGGGACGCAAACGTCGGCTAACGGCGGACAACAGTAACTGGCGCCGGAGCGGCTCGCCGAGGATTATGCTCGTCGGCGGCGAGTTCGCACATCGGTTAGACCTGCGGAACGGTCCGCCGTCGGTAGGCGACTGTCGCGAGAATCCTCGCGCCTGATTCGTCGCTCGTGGTGGTCTCACTCGGCAATCGTCTACTTGCAGATCGAGGCCATTACAGGCGTATACTTGTAATGCTTGATCGATCGTGATCGACGATCGGTCCCTCGCCGGGCCACGACTTCCGCGTTCGTTGGATCGGGTCCGAACCCGGACCCGTACACGTACGCCGCCGAAATTCACCCCGTCCTCGTTTCAGTACCGGCGTCCGGTCTCGGCGCTACTTGCACTCTCGATTGCGCGCGCGTTCGATCGTCCAATCGAGACGGTTGTGGATGGACGGTGATATCGGGAACCAATAAGTCAATAGTATGTCTTATCTGATTTCATCCCCATAATACGTCATACTATCCTTCGGAATAATACTCGACTATATTGGTCGGACCGCTATTTGAGCGATTGATCTTTGAGGAGCTTTCTGTGTTCGTACACGGGCGATTTGATACAGATCGATTCTGGATTCAGGTAGTGGCGAACGGCATCGTGGGGACGAATACGGCATCTCGAAATCACTCTCGAAACCCGCTTATAAACGCTGATATCGTCGCTTTGTGGGAGATAAAACTGAGTTTATAGTAGCTGCCCACCTACCACTCGAATTTTCGAACATACCAGTATTGAATATTGCATTCAAAACAGAGATATATTGGTTGGAAGTGTACAATGAGCATCGTCGAGCCGACAGCGTGGATAGTACTCGACTGAAAGATATCGGCGCCGCGATCAGCATCAAGAACCCGTCCCGACCCATACTATCGCGGCGGACGAAGCGGTCGATTCAGTTCGAACGACGACCCGAATCGTGAGATTTCCGTCTCTCGCACGGACGAGTTTGTGGCCGCGATTGTCTCCAGCCCCGTTAATTCGCGCACAATGCTGGCAATTCGATTAATGTCCGTCTGTCCCTAACGAATCGATCGATGGGGGTAGTTACTCGGCTCCGACTGCTCGTGGGTGACGACGGGGAGCTCTACGAGTGTCGAAACTGCGGCGGTAAATTCGACCATGACTGCGAGGCGTGTCCGACCTGTGGCTCGAGTGAAATCGCACACTACGAATTCTGAACCGGGCTCTCCCCGCGAACGACTCGCTGCGTTCGCGCGTCTCTCGAGCGGTCGGAGCGAAGCACGCATCCCTCGGCGGACCGTCGTTCGGGTATGGGACACTCGGATCGAGACGTCGCGGAGCCATCGGTGCTCGAACGCAGTGCGAACGGCGTCCCGCCGAGCGAAACGGAGACGGCGACGTTCGGCATGGGCTGTTTCTGGGGTCCCGACGCGCGCTTCGGCGCGATGGAGGGGGTGGTTCGAACCCGCGTCGGCTACGCCGGCGGGACGGCGTCGGATCCGAGTTACTACTCGCTCGGGGACCACACCGAGGTCGTACAGGTCGAGTACGATCCGAGCGAACTGAGCTACGACGATCTGCTCGAGGTCTGCTGGGCGAACCACGACTGGGCGTCCGCGGCACCGAAGCGGCAGTATCGCAGCGTCGTCCTCGCGCACGACGAGCACCAGCGCGTGGCTGCCGAGCGCCATCGAACGGCACTCGAGGAACGGACTGGCCGGTCGGCCGCGACCGATATCGAACCGCTCGACCGATTTTTCCTCGCCGAAGACTTCCACCAGAAGTACGAGCTCCGCTCGACGCCGGTCGTCGGCGACGAACTCGAGGACCGGTACGGGAACGACTTCGTGGACTCGACCGTCGTCGCACGGCTCAACGGCTTCGCGGCCGGCCACGGGGAGCCGACCCAGCGAAACGAGGTGCTGGCAGCGCTGGAACTCCCACCGATGGTGCTCTCGGAACTTCAACGGCGCTTCTGTTGACGGTGGTGTCTGCCGAGAGACGGTCGGCGACTCGCCACCGATTGCCCTTATTGTCCTTCGCCCTCGAAGGTCGGGTATGGCTGACGATAGTCGATACAAGCTATTCGGCGTGTACGTTTCGGAGCCAGTTACCGACGCGCTCGAGGAGTACCTGTACGATACGGCCGGCGTCGTCGATCTGGAGGGCTACTTCGACACGACGTCGGATCTAGTGCCCGTCGGTGATCCGGGTGCCGACGCGACCGACGAACTCGTTGCGGACGTACTCGAGGAGTTCGCGGCTCTGTACGATCGGGCCGACTTCGATGCCGCCGAGCGAGTCGCCCCCGACGCGTTCGATCTCGTTCACCTCGCCGCGAGACCACAGCAGGTGAGCGACATCCGCGAACGCTTCCGAGCCGCCAGCACGATTCAGGAGACGGACTCGCGAACGGTTCAGACCGCGATTCTGGCCGCGTACTTCGAGACTGACGTCGACGACTAGCGATCGCCCACTCTCGCGATAACGGGCTGCGCCACGCTCGAGCCGGTCGACTATCGCACGCCCGCTACGTCTCGGCGGTTCGCCGTTCGATCATCCCGAGTCCGATCCACGAAATGACGACGTCTCCGTGCTGGTTGACTCCCTCGAGGAGACTGTCGACGTAGCCTCTCCTCGAGTCGCTCTTGGAGACGCGCTTGTTCACGACTTCGGTTCGAATAGAGAGCGTATCGCCGGGTTTGACGGGTTGTTTCCAGCGGAGTTCGTCCACACCGCGGGCACCCATGCTGGCCCGGTCCTGAATCGGACCGTCGGTGAGCAGCCGCATACAGATCGACGCGGTGTGCCAGCCGGATGCGACGAGTTCGCCGAACGCGGAGTCCTCGGCCGCGTCCGCATCGACGTGGAACGGCTGTGGATCGTACCGCTCGGCGAACTCGATGATCTCCGCTTTCGTGACGTGGTACTCGCCGAACTCCTGGCTGTCGCCGACCTCGATGTCCTCGTAGTATTGCATAGTTCGGTACAGCGAGGTACGCGGTCAAGAGGTTACTGGAGACGGTACTGAAGAGTCGTTGTGGTGTCCCGAAGACGATACTCAGGCTTCCTGCAAGTCGCGAATGCTCACCCAGTGATCCGGATACGCTGCCTCGTGGTCGCTGGCCTCGCTGTTCGCCGTGGGCCAATCAGCACACGCGCGCTCGAGGTCACAGCTGTCACAGTGCAGTTGGTATGACATACTCCACGTCCCACGGACGTCATCTTAAGCGTTCGTCACGGTCGTGCAAGCGCCACTGTACACGCCTGCGTCAGTTGTGAATGCCCATCGCGTCGATCTGCTCCTGGTATCGGTTTCGAATGGTGACCTCGGTCACTTGCGCGACGTCAGCGACTTCGTTCTGGGTCTTCTTTTCGTTGCAGAGGAGCGCACTCGCGTAGATCGCAGCCGCGGCGTATCCGGTCGGCGACTTCCCCGACAACATCCCCTGTTCGGCCGTCGTGTCGATGATTTCGTTGGCCTTCGCCTGGACCTCCTCGGAGAGTTCGAGTTCGGAACAGAAGCGGGGGACGTACTTCTTCGGATCGACGGGCTCCATCTCGAGGCTGAGTTCCTGCGCGATGTATCGATACGTGCGGCCGATCTCCATCCGTTCGACGCGCGAGACCGCCGCGACTTCGTCCAGCGATCGCGGGATCCCCTCCATGCGGCAGGCCGCGTACAGCGTACTCGTGGCAACGCCCTCGATCGAACGGCCGCGAATGAGGTCCTCGTCGAGCGCGCGTCGGTAGAGGACGCTCGCGACCTCGCGAACGGACCGCGGAACGCCCAGCGCGGACGCCATCCGG
It encodes the following:
- a CDS encoding MaoC family dehydratase; protein product: MQYYEDIEVGDSQEFGEYHVTKAEIIEFAERYDPQPFHVDADAAEDSAFGELVASGWHTASICMRLLTDGPIQDRASMGARGVDELRWKQPVKPGDTLSIRTEVVNKRVSKSDSRRGYVDSLLEGVNQHGDVVISWIGLGMIERRTAET
- a CDS encoding transcription initiation factor IIB, translated to MKRPTRQKERNDQTETETTENEGVRTCPECDSSTLIRSSDESEISCEDCGLILEEETIDHGPEWRAFNQSERDSKSRVGAPTTQTMHDKGLTTTIDWKNKDAYGRSLSSDKRSQMNRLRKWQERIRTKDAGERNLQFALSETDRMASALGVPRSVREVASVLYRRALDEDLIRGRSIEGVATSTLYAACRMEGIPRSLDEVAAVSRVERMEIGRTYRYIAQELSLEMEPVDPKKYVPRFCSELELSEEVQAKANEIIDTTAEQGMLSGKSPTGYAAAAIYASALLCNEKKTQNEVADVAQVTEVTIRNRYQEQIDAMGIHN
- a CDS encoding ABC transporter permease, whose translation is MSTEPDAADGIDWRSETSDVEMSRRDRLNEFYEQKLYVPAAVAWSDRRTRLGVLILSVYLLMAVVDLLGLWRDASTNQAERFLRPFENMSYPLGTTNSGTDLLALIIDSTPFILQMVLAGGVWATTLAVIVGTVSGYKGGTIDTVITAISDFFMAIPGLPLVIVLAIALSPENPLLLGVVLTINYWAGLGRSIRSQVLSIREESYIEASRTMGTGSVRIIIKDVLPNIMPYVMVNFVLAARYTIFASVGLYFIGVLPYTGQNWGVTLNNGYEQGGLFSMDAFHWLLVPIIAIVGLAFGLVLLSQGMDRIFNPRVRTRLTGESESIEEEETDTTTEMI
- the msrA gene encoding peptide-methionine (S)-S-oxide reductase MsrA, with product MGHSDRDVAEPSVLERSANGVPPSETETATFGMGCFWGPDARFGAMEGVVRTRVGYAGGTASDPSYYSLGDHTEVVQVEYDPSELSYDDLLEVCWANHDWASAAPKRQYRSVVLAHDEHQRVAAERHRTALEERTGRSAATDIEPLDRFFLAEDFHQKYELRSTPVVGDELEDRYGNDFVDSTVVARLNGFAAGHGEPTQRNEVLAALELPPMVLSELQRRFC
- a CDS encoding ABC transporter ATP-binding protein, yielding MATDSTPSDRVVSPETVEDPIFEIRNTSVTYNEGKTRVLENVNVSIERNEVLGIVGESGSGKSMFASALLDAIPDPGVLTGQITYNRQDGSSVDLLELSDEELRQFRWEEVSMVFQGAMSSFNPTMKVGAHFTETLKAHDKNVPEGLEFARELLENLYLEPERVLDAYPHELSGGMQQRALIALSMVLDPEVLVMDEPTAALDLLMQRSILTLLDDLQSEYDLTIVFITHDLPLVASLADRMAIIYAFQFAEIGPRDDIIGNSAHPYTRKLLNATPNIDAPLGEMQPIPGEGPAPVNLPSGCRFEPRCPLATEECRTNDPPLATVDGDDTAHRSACHHREQAREEIELNFGKTSDDFEDTAPAEPAEPAARTRHEEPVGTPLLSLTDVEVHFEEQQGLLERFTEDPRVVRAVDGVSLDIEEQDLVCLLGESGCGKTTLGKTMIGLQQPTGGSIEYRGQDIWEAKEGGGEIPYDDIRSALQIIHQDPGSALNPNRRIVNILTEPLRHTHPNINQTERRSRMHSLLERIGMTPADEFLDRYPHQLSGGEKQRVALARALLMNPDAILADEAISAVDVSLRIEIMDLMLELQEEFETSFLFISHDLSNARYFAEHGDGRIAVMYLGEIVEIGTAERLIHDPRHPYTEVLRWATPDLDLDSTEASEPPLREVDVPNPVDPPSGCRFHTRCPVAREACREEHPTLREVDDADGKAACFREDPNHEYWDSDPLDGAVETREEIAET